A genomic stretch from Methanobacterium sp. includes:
- the tmk gene encoding dTMP kinase: MYICLEGIDGSGKSTQIKLLEKWLKDYGYDVMRIFEPTNSSVGKLIREMLRDPDATLENFQKTLALLFAADRMILMDEIEAAEEKGKAVISDRCFYSSIAYQNDPLWTFELNKFVKKPNIVILLDLDVETALERCDGKDSFENKAFLEKIRENYLKLAGENDFFVLNANNGVNKIHEDIKRVISPKIGRCI; encoded by the coding sequence ATGTATATTTGTTTAGAAGGTATTGATGGCTCAGGAAAATCAACGCAGATAAAACTTCTTGAAAAATGGCTTAAAGATTATGGATATGATGTTATGCGAATTTTTGAGCCTACAAATTCATCTGTTGGTAAATTAATAAGAGAAATGCTTAGAGATCCTGATGCTACACTGGAAAACTTCCAAAAAACCCTTGCACTTCTATTTGCTGCAGATCGCATGATTCTTATGGATGAAATTGAGGCTGCAGAAGAAAAGGGAAAGGCAGTAATAAGTGATAGATGTTTCTATTCAAGTATTGCCTATCAAAATGATCCATTATGGACATTTGAATTAAATAAATTCGTTAAAAAACCAAATATAGTAATATTGCTGGATTTGGATGTTGAAACTGCCCTTGAAAGATGTGATGGTAAGGATAGTTTTGAAAATAAAGCTTTTCTTGAAAAAATAAGGGAAAATTATCTTAAACTTGCTGGGGAAAATGATTTCTTTGTTTTAAATGCAAACAATGGAGTTAACAAGATTCATGAAGATATAAAAAGAGTTATTTCCCCAAAAATAGGTAGATGCATCTAA
- a CDS encoding tyrosine--tRNA ligase: MDIDSKIDMIKRGTLEIITPDELKEKIEKDSPVAYIGYEPSGKVHLGHAITVKKMIDLQKAGFKIKILLADLHAYLNGKGSLEEIKEISEYMKKCFLAFGLSEDTEFILGSSFQTDDSYTLKVYELALSTTLTRARRSMAQITRDEEDHKVAEVIYPIMQVIDMLFLDTDVAVGGMEQRKIHMLARENLPKVGSSAPVCIHTPLLHGTDGGEKMSSSKENFIAIDDSPKDIEKKIKNSFCPAGEIEGNPVVEIAKHFIYDKQETLLIERPPKFGGNLELTYDELIESYSNNRLHPLDLKNAVTSNLVKILEPVREYLKK; this comes from the coding sequence ATGGACATTGATAGCAAGATAGATATGATAAAAAGAGGAACGCTTGAAATAATAACTCCAGATGAACTTAAAGAAAAGATTGAAAAGGATTCTCCTGTAGCTTATATTGGTTATGAACCTTCTGGAAAAGTCCATCTGGGACATGCAATCACTGTAAAAAAGATGATTGACCTGCAAAAGGCAGGTTTTAAAATAAAGATTCTTCTTGCAGATCTCCATGCTTATTTAAATGGTAAAGGTAGTCTTGAAGAGATTAAAGAAATTTCAGAATATATGAAGAAATGTTTCCTGGCTTTTGGACTTAGTGAAGACACTGAATTTATTTTAGGTTCTTCTTTCCAGACAGATGATAGTTACACATTAAAAGTTTATGAGCTTGCTCTTTCAACAACCTTGACACGTGCAAGGAGAAGTATGGCTCAAATAACACGAGATGAAGAAGATCATAAAGTTGCTGAGGTAATATATCCCATAATGCAAGTTATTGATATGTTATTTTTAGATACTGATGTTGCAGTAGGTGGAATGGAACAAAGAAAGATCCATATGCTTGCAAGAGAAAATTTACCTAAAGTAGGTTCTTCTGCACCAGTATGTATCCACACACCACTTCTACATGGGACTGATGGCGGTGAAAAGATGTCTTCAAGTAAAGAGAATTTCATAGCAATTGATGATTCTCCTAAAGACATTGAAAAGAAGATAAAGAATAGTTTCTGCCCTGCAGGAGAGATTGAAGGAAATCCTGTTGTGGAGATTGCAAAACATTTTATATATGATAAACAAGAGACTTTGTTAATTGAAAGACCTCCTAAATTTGGAGGAAATCTTGAATTAACTTATGACGAACTCATTGAATCTTATAGTAACAACAGATTACATCCATTAGACCTTAAAAATGCCGTAACATCTAATTTAGTTAAAATTTTAGAACCAGTAAGAGAATATCTTAAAAAGTAA
- a CDS encoding NMD protein affecting ribosome stability and mRNA decay, with protein MFCPKCGKTDEKIFDGVCKSCFLKEVVLAEIPSELEITVCAHCQSRLVSGRWHELELSDKEIMLNTLNKHINLSEYVENAEIGAETILARGSNIDCIVHVKGDVLGEIVEQEYKINFKIKRMVCPECSKFQSGYFEAVIQLRADKRIPDDDEIAVVDGIIADNINKISKKNKMAYISERAVLKEGIDYYVGTYKVAKRLSNTIKDSVGGVVKESPRLMGRDKSAGKDLYRIWISVRLPYFRFHDFIKYENVPGQIMGIDGKKVLIKDLISRKYISVQWRDYDKIETVAKKEDVKETTVTSKTPNSIQILHPVSYEPIDLEINSETEDIEIGMQIHVIEIDENIYILKNTCN; from the coding sequence ATGTTCTGTCCAAAATGCGGAAAAACAGATGAAAAAATCTTTGATGGCGTTTGTAAATCCTGTTTTCTAAAAGAAGTTGTTTTAGCTGAAATTCCCTCTGAACTGGAGATAACTGTCTGTGCACATTGCCAGTCACGTCTTGTAAGTGGAAGATGGCATGAACTAGAACTTTCTGATAAAGAAATCATGCTAAATACCTTAAATAAACATATTAATCTCAGCGAATACGTTGAAAACGCTGAAATTGGTGCAGAAACAATTCTGGCACGAGGATCAAATATTGATTGTATTGTTCATGTTAAGGGGGATGTTTTAGGGGAAATTGTTGAACAGGAGTATAAAATAAATTTTAAAATTAAAAGAATGGTATGCCCAGAATGCAGTAAGTTTCAATCAGGATATTTTGAAGCTGTAATCCAATTAAGGGCAGATAAAAGAATTCCAGATGATGATGAAATTGCAGTAGTTGATGGCATTATTGCAGATAATATCAATAAAATCTCTAAAAAGAATAAAATGGCATATATTTCAGAGCGTGCTGTGCTTAAAGAAGGGATTGATTATTATGTGGGCACGTATAAGGTTGCAAAACGGTTATCTAACACCATAAAGGACAGTGTTGGGGGTGTTGTCAAGGAATCTCCGCGACTTATGGGTCGGGATAAATCAGCAGGGAAAGACCTTTATAGGATATGGATTTCAGTTAGGTTACCTTATTTTAGATTTCATGACTTCATTAAATATGAAAACGTTCCAGGCCAAATTATGGGAATAGATGGTAAAAAGGTGCTTATTAAAGATTTAATTTCAAGAAAGTATATTTCTGTTCAGTGGAGAGATTACGATAAAATTGAGACTGTTGCCAAAAAAGAGGATGTTAAAGAAACAACAGTAACTTCAAAAACCCCTAATTCAATTCAAATCCTCCATCCAGTTTCATATGAACCAATAGATCTAGAAATAAACTCTGAAACTGAAGATATTGAAATTGGCATGCAGATACATGTAATAGAAATAGATGAAAATATCTACATCCTAAAAAATACATGCAATTGA
- a CDS encoding translation initiation factor IF-2 subunit beta: protein MSDYDKLLDRAIDQLPQKVFETTRFNVPKAYSVIQGNRTMIQNFREIADAFNRDPQHLLKFLLRELGTAGNLEGSRAIMQGKFTHYLINERIQEYVDRFIMCHECNRPDTKIIREDRIFLLKCEACGAKAPLKTL from the coding sequence ATGAGCGATTACGATAAATTATTAGACCGGGCTATAGACCAATTACCACAAAAAGTTTTTGAAACAACAAGATTTAATGTTCCCAAAGCATATTCTGTGATTCAAGGAAACCGAACAATGATTCAAAACTTCAGAGAAATTGCAGATGCATTTAATAGGGACCCTCAACACTTACTTAAATTTTTACTTAGAGAATTAGGTACTGCAGGGAATTTAGAAGGAAGCAGAGCCATTATGCAGGGAAAATTCACCCATTATTTGATAAATGAACGAATACAAGAGTATGTAGACAGATTTATCATGTGCCATGAGTGTAACCGGCCAGATACCAAAATAATCAGAGAAGATCGTATATTTTTATTAAAATGCGAAGCATGTGGTGCTAAAGCTCCACTTAAAACATTATAA
- a CDS encoding minichromosome maintenance protein MCM: protein MDTIIEKSKTSVAKFEDFFSTEYKEDVIEAFSNYPDKRSIVVDYLRLEMFDPDLADLLIDKPEEVIMASQKAIKNIDTSQKNADLQVRFENLTNNVPLRELRSKYIGNFVAVDGIVRKADEIRPRIVNAMFECRSCMRLHEVPQTSNLISEPALCNDCGGRSFRLLQEESEFVDTQTTKLQEPLENLSGGEQPRQIHVVLEDDLVDEITPGDIIRITGTLKTVRDDKTKRFKNYIYCNYIEPLEQEFEELQISEEDKAKIIELAKDPDVYNKIINSTAPSIQGYREVKEAIAIQLFGGSAKELEDKTRIRGDIHILIVGDPGIGKSQMLKYVSKLAPRGIYTSGKGTSGVGLTAAAVKDDLGGWSLEAGALVLGDRGNVCVDELDKMRSEDRSAIHEALEQQTISIAKAGIMATLNARCAMLAAANPKFGRFDRYKSIAEQINLPAPILSRFDLIFVVEDKPNAEKDKKLAKHILNIHKNQSIPFEIDPELLRKYIAYARKEVHPKLTQGAIEVLQEFYVGMRVGAEDEDSPVPITARQLEALVRLSEANCKIRLGKEVTAEDAKRAIKLQQECLKQVGYDPETGKVDIDKVEGRTPKSDRDKARILLDVIKELSEEYGGRVPSSILKEEMSDRADMSEDKVDQIITKLKQQGLVFEPTQGYLKTV from the coding sequence ATGGACACAATAATCGAAAAATCAAAAACATCAGTAGCTAAGTTTGAAGACTTCTTTAGTACAGAATACAAAGAAGATGTTATAGAAGCCTTTTCTAATTACCCTGATAAACGATCAATAGTGGTAGATTACCTTAGACTGGAAATGTTTGACCCTGATCTTGCAGATTTGTTAATAGACAAACCAGAAGAAGTAATAATGGCTTCTCAAAAGGCAATTAAAAATATTGACACTTCCCAAAAAAATGCAGATTTACAGGTTAGATTTGAAAATCTAACTAATAATGTTCCTTTAAGAGAACTTCGAAGTAAATACATTGGAAATTTTGTGGCAGTAGATGGAATTGTTAGAAAAGCTGATGAAATCCGCCCCCGAATAGTTAATGCAATGTTTGAGTGCAGAAGCTGCATGAGACTTCATGAAGTTCCTCAAACAAGTAATCTAATCAGTGAACCTGCTCTTTGTAATGACTGTGGAGGTAGATCCTTTAGATTACTTCAAGAAGAGTCTGAATTTGTTGATACTCAAACTACTAAGCTTCAAGAGCCTTTAGAAAATCTGTCTGGAGGAGAACAGCCCAGACAAATTCATGTAGTTCTTGAAGATGATCTTGTGGATGAGATTACTCCTGGAGACATAATTCGGATTACAGGAACTTTAAAAACTGTTCGGGATGATAAAACCAAGCGTTTTAAAAATTATATTTATTGTAATTATATTGAGCCTCTTGAACAGGAATTTGAAGAACTTCAAATAAGTGAAGAAGATAAAGCCAAGATAATAGAGCTTGCAAAAGACCCTGACGTTTATAATAAAATTATTAACTCCACTGCACCTTCAATTCAAGGTTACAGAGAAGTAAAAGAAGCTATAGCCATCCAACTATTTGGAGGCTCTGCTAAGGAGCTTGAAGATAAAACCAGAATCAGAGGAGATATTCACATATTAATCGTGGGCGATCCAGGTATTGGTAAATCACAGATGCTTAAATATGTTTCAAAACTGGCACCACGTGGAATTTATACAAGCGGTAAAGGTACAAGTGGTGTTGGACTTACTGCTGCTGCTGTAAAAGACGATCTTGGAGGATGGTCACTTGAAGCCGGTGCTCTGGTCTTAGGAGATAGAGGTAATGTTTGTGTAGACGAGCTTGACAAGATGCGGTCTGAAGATCGGTCTGCTATTCACGAAGCTCTTGAACAACAGACCATCAGTATTGCTAAAGCAGGAATTATGGCCACATTAAATGCAAGATGTGCTATGCTTGCTGCTGCAAACCCCAAGTTCGGAAGATTTGACCGTTATAAATCTATTGCTGAGCAAATAAATCTTCCAGCCCCTATTCTTTCAAGATTTGATCTTATATTTGTTGTGGAAGATAAACCAAACGCTGAAAAAGATAAAAAACTTGCAAAACACATTCTAAACATACACAAAAACCAGTCCATACCTTTTGAAATTGATCCTGAACTTTTAAGGAAATATATTGCTTATGCAAGAAAGGAAGTTCATCCAAAACTCACCCAAGGAGCAATTGAAGTGCTTCAAGAATTTTATGTGGGAATGAGAGTTGGTGCTGAAGATGAAGACTCCCCTGTCCCAATCACAGCCCGTCAACTTGAAGCCTTAGTGCGTTTATCTGAAGCTAACTGTAAAATACGTCTAGGAAAAGAAGTTACTGCAGAAGACGCAAAAAGAGCCATTAAATTACAACAAGAATGTTTAAAACAAGTTGGATACGATCCAGAAACCGGTAAAGTTGATATTGACAAAGTAGAAGGACGTACTCCTAAATCAGATCGTGACAAAGCCAGAATTCTTCTTGATGTTATTAAAGAATTAAGTGAAGAATATGGCGGTAGGGTTCCAAGCAGCATACTTAAAGAGGAAATGTCCGATAGAGCTGATATGAGTGAAGATAAAGTAGATCAAATAATAACAAAATTAAAGCAGCAAGGACTTGTTTTTGAACCTACACAAGGATACCTTAAAACAGTGTGA
- a CDS encoding 23S rRNA (uridine(2552)-2'-O)-methyltransferase (Specifically methylates the uridine in position 2552 of 23S rRNA in the fully assembled 50S ribosomal subunit), translating to MGKRWEVEKKKEHYYKMAKKEKYRSRASYKLLQLNKKFKIIKPRDYVVDLGAAPGGWSQVALDLIGEEGMVIAVDLQRIRPFEQTNFVQITGDFTEKETIDKIEETLEWNADVLLSDAAPKLTGITDIDQLKSVDIAENALKISDSILKIGGNFIIKLFQGEGFEEFLKKVKKKFNNVKTTKPPSSKKGSTEMYIIAMKKK from the coding sequence ATGGGTAAAAGATGGGAAGTTGAAAAGAAAAAAGAACATTATTATAAAATGGCAAAGAAAGAAAAATATCGATCCAGAGCATCTTATAAACTTTTACAGCTTAATAAAAAATTTAAGATTATAAAGCCACGTGATTATGTGGTTGATTTAGGTGCTGCGCCTGGAGGATGGTCCCAGGTTGCCCTTGACTTAATTGGAGAAGAGGGCATGGTTATTGCTGTGGATCTACAGAGAATTCGGCCTTTTGAACAGACTAATTTTGTTCAGATTACTGGAGATTTTACAGAGAAAGAAACCATTGATAAAATAGAAGAAACACTTGAATGGAATGCAGATGTGCTTTTATCAGATGCTGCTCCAAAATTAACAGGAATAACCGATATTGACCAGCTTAAATCTGTTGATATTGCAGAAAATGCTTTAAAGATTTCTGATTCTATTTTAAAAATCGGTGGGAACTTTATTATTAAATTATTCCAAGGAGAAGGATTTGAAGAGTTTCTTAAGAAAGTTAAAAAGAAGTTCAATAATGTAAAAACTACTAAACCTCCTTCTTCAAAAAAAGGAAGCACTGAAATGTACATAATCGCTATGAAAAAGAAATAA
- a CDS encoding metallophosphoesterase — protein sequence MLIGVISDTHIPERASKIPEIVFKIFAGVDMILHAGDLVSKEVLDELEKIAPTKCSQGNMDRAYGFKLPKSVSFEIEGVTVGLNHGEVYPRGDTQQLKYIAMEMGVEVLITGHAHWPFIKEVGDVLLLNPGSPNVPRLSDPSVMLLEIKDSTVDAEIIKIGDPVCKALNFEGKTD from the coding sequence ATGTTAATTGGTGTCATATCTGATACACATATTCCTGAGAGGGCTTCAAAAATTCCTGAAATCGTTTTTAAGATATTTGCTGGCGTAGATATGATTTTGCATGCTGGTGATCTGGTTTCAAAAGAGGTGCTGGATGAACTTGAAAAGATAGCCCCTACTAAATGCTCTCAGGGAAATATGGACAGAGCTTATGGTTTTAAACTCCCAAAAAGTGTTTCGTTTGAAATTGAAGGTGTAACAGTAGGTTTAAACCATGGTGAAGTTTATCCAAGAGGTGATACTCAACAATTGAAGTATATTGCAATGGAGATGGGTGTTGAAGTTCTTATTACTGGACATGCTCACTGGCCTTTCATAAAAGAGGTTGGAGATGTGCTTCTTTTAAATCCTGGTAGCCCTAATGTGCCTCGATTATCAGATCCATCAGTTATGCTCCTGGAAATTAAAGACAGTACAGTTGATGCTGAAATAATTAAAATTGGAGATCCTGTTTGTAAGGCATTGAACTTTGAAGGTAAAACTGACTAA
- the topA gene encoding DNA topoisomerase I, with protein sequence MHEVIICEKPKSSEKIAKALSKNSKKNSYKKVPYYEFEENGKKTTVLAAVGHLYSLSPTTSKQDKIFDIEWVPLYQKDKKKKYVKGYIDAIKKLSKGADTFIHACDYDIEGTLIGYHALKYGCGEDSLNNSSRMKFSTLTKEDILMAYENQIPVDFRQVDSGIARHVLDFLFGVNISKYLTDSIRAATSRYVQLSAGRVQTPTLSILVDREKKIKKFIPVPYWLIKAALQDDIIADHKSGKIFEKKDTEKILADCKGKDATVKDVILRENKKTPPFPFDLGSLQSEAYGVFGFSPKRTQQIAQNLYTEGYTSYPRTSSQKLPKSIGYDKILKKLSKNAAFKKHVSALKTPLKPNEGKKTDEAHPAIHPTGTLPKELETDEQKLYELITYRFISVFGEDGIQESMKTDLEINSQEFTFSRKRMAKMGWLDHYPFRKIENEKFPEIKKGDILKVKEITCDEKETKPPARYNQASLIRELEKRGLGTKSTRANIISILYDRKYIEGQKIKVNELGEHLIDTLKEYSNKITSEELTRQFEMELEGIMEDKITKDKVIDEAKVEVTSILDDIQENKLKIGEKLYDAYQESRIVGKCKCGGNLVLKYSPRTKGTFVGCSAYPECKETYPIPRGTNVLKSKCEKCGLPMISFGKPRQRACLDPKCGRDGKEPTNEVVGVCPQCGNQLIKRMGRYGEFVGCSGFPKCRFTKSVDELAK encoded by the coding sequence ATGCATGAAGTAATAATCTGTGAAAAGCCAAAGTCATCAGAAAAAATAGCTAAAGCTTTGTCTAAAAATTCAAAGAAAAACAGCTATAAAAAAGTCCCATACTATGAATTTGAGGAAAATGGGAAAAAAACCACAGTATTAGCTGCTGTTGGTCATTTATATTCACTTTCACCTACAACTTCTAAACAGGACAAAATTTTTGATATAGAATGGGTTCCTCTTTACCAAAAAGATAAAAAGAAAAAATATGTCAAAGGATATATAGATGCCATAAAAAAACTTTCTAAAGGCGCAGACACATTTATTCATGCATGCGATTATGATATAGAAGGAACATTAATAGGTTATCATGCATTAAAGTATGGTTGTGGTGAAGATAGTTTAAATAACTCTTCAAGGATGAAATTTTCAACACTTACCAAAGAAGATATCTTGATGGCTTATGAAAACCAGATCCCTGTTGATTTCAGGCAAGTTGACAGTGGTATTGCAAGACATGTACTTGATTTCCTATTTGGAGTCAACATATCTAAATATCTCACTGATTCTATCAGGGCAGCTACATCCAGATATGTTCAGCTTTCTGCAGGAAGAGTACAAACACCAACACTTTCTATATTGGTTGATAGGGAAAAAAAGATTAAAAAATTCATACCTGTTCCTTACTGGCTTATAAAAGCAGCTCTTCAAGATGATATAATTGCAGATCATAAATCTGGAAAAATATTTGAAAAGAAGGACACAGAAAAAATACTTGCAGACTGTAAAGGCAAAGATGCAACTGTAAAAGATGTTATTTTAAGAGAAAATAAGAAAACACCGCCATTCCCATTTGATCTGGGAAGTCTCCAATCAGAAGCTTATGGGGTGTTTGGATTCAGCCCTAAAAGGACCCAACAAATTGCTCAGAACTTATATACTGAAGGTTATACTTCTTATCCTCGTACTTCTTCACAGAAGCTTCCAAAGAGTATTGGATATGATAAGATACTCAAAAAACTAAGTAAAAATGCAGCATTCAAAAAACATGTTTCTGCGCTTAAAACACCTTTAAAACCAAATGAAGGTAAAAAAACAGATGAAGCACACCCTGCAATTCATCCAACAGGTACTTTACCAAAAGAATTAGAAACGGATGAACAAAAACTCTATGAACTTATAACTTATAGATTTATATCTGTATTTGGGGAAGATGGAATTCAAGAATCCATGAAAACGGATTTAGAGATTAATTCACAGGAATTTACTTTCAGCAGAAAAAGAATGGCTAAAATGGGATGGCTTGATCATTATCCCTTTAGAAAAATTGAAAATGAAAAGTTCCCTGAAATTAAAAAAGGAGATATTTTAAAGGTTAAAGAGATAACATGTGATGAAAAAGAAACTAAACCTCCTGCAAGGTATAATCAGGCATCTTTAATAAGGGAACTTGAAAAAAGAGGTCTTGGTACTAAATCTACAAGAGCAAACATAATCTCTATTTTGTATGATAGAAAATATATTGAAGGGCAGAAAATAAAAGTTAATGAGCTTGGCGAACATCTTATAGATACTTTAAAAGAATATTCTAACAAAATAACCAGTGAAGAACTTACAAGACAGTTTGAAATGGAACTTGAAGGTATCATGGAAGATAAAATAACAAAAGATAAGGTTATAGATGAAGCCAAAGTAGAAGTAACTTCAATTCTTGATGATATCCAGGAAAATAAATTAAAAATTGGTGAAAAGCTTTATGATGCTTATCAAGAAAGCAGAATTGTGGGGAAATGTAAATGTGGAGGAAACCTGGTTTTAAAATACTCTCCACGAACAAAAGGAACATTTGTGGGATGTTCTGCATATCCGGAGTGTAAAGAAACTTATCCTATACCTCGAGGTACTAATGTTTTAAAAAGTAAATGTGAAAAGTGCGGCCTTCCAATGATTTCATTTGGAAAACCACGCCAAAGAGCATGCCTTGACCCTAAATGTGGTAGAGATGGTAAAGAACCTACAAATGAGGTTGTCGGTGTTTGTCCACAGTGTGGTAATCAGCTCATTAAAAGGATGGGGCGATACGGCGAGTTTGTTGGTTGCAGTGGATTTCCAAAATGCAGGTTTACTAAGTCAGTTGATGAACTGGCTAAATAA